From Tiliqua scincoides isolate rTilSci1 chromosome 2, rTilSci1.hap2, whole genome shotgun sequence, the proteins below share one genomic window:
- the PGAP4 gene encoding post-GPI attachment to proteins factor 4, whose protein sequence is MFPWRPQPWTRLCRWSSPFVQFLALTVITFGVLAPLTCQQLLHSYFFVRPWYLNPMSQDFLKQNQEEGLSALHYFESLQQPNSSEKMSSQANQPWVLITIITVQRRPEFHYVLQVASRFHRLLQDCGPPCQQHYQILLCNVEADPSSHWDARLLAKFFAVVDHYGDHHHLDFSLNQFEKEKRDYAYCLEKSLEAYNPQYVLLVEDDAVPEEEIFPVLHHLLQMRFSKPHLQDALYVKLYHPERLQHYINPEPMRILEWIGIGMFLGSLLGSAYAWASSRSALSWSIIGFFALYSMLLVELVGRHYLLELRRLAPPLYNVVPVTECCTPAMLFSAPSAQRVLGYLKELRCRPGFAKDTALYSLLRTKGERAFVVEPNLVRHVGMFSSLRMNGHPKLL, encoded by the coding sequence ATGTTCCCATGGAGACCACAGCCTTGGACAAGGCTTTGTCGTTGGTCTAGCCCGTTTGTTCAGTTCCTGGCTTTGACTGTTATAACGTTTGGTGTGCTGGCTCCATTGACTTGCCAACAGCTCCTCCACTCCTATTTCTTTGTGCGCCCCTGGTACCTGAATCCAATGAGTCAAGACTTCCTGAAACAAAACCAAGAGGAGGGCCTGAGTGCCCTCCATTACTTcgagagcctgcagcagccaaaTTCATCTGAGAAGATGTCCAGCCAAGCCAATCAACCTTGGGTGCTGATTACCATCATCACAGTGCAGAGGCGTCCTGAATTCCACTATGTCCTTCAGGTAGCATCCCGCTTCCACCGCCTCCTCCAGGATTGTGGCCCTCCTTGCCAGCAGCATTATCAGATCTTGCTCTGTAATGTGGAAGCAGATCCCAGTAGCCACTGGGATGCCAGGCTGCTCGCCAAGTTCTTTGCTGTGGTGGACCACTATGGTGACCACCACCATTTGGACTTCTCACTAAACCAGTTTGAGAAAGAGAAGCGGGATTACGCCTACTGCCTTGAGAAGTCACTTGAGGCCTATAATCCACAGTATGTGCTGCTGGTGGAAGACGATGCCGTCCCGGAGGAGGAGATCTTTCCAGTACTGCATCACCTGTTGCAGATGAGGTTCTCAAAGCCCCACCTCCAAGATGCCCTTTATGTGAAGCTCTACCACCCTGAGAGACTACAGCATTATATCAACCCGGAGCCCATGAGGATCTTAGAGTGGATTGGGATCGGCATGTTTCTGGGGTCCCTGCTGGGCTCTGCATATGCCTGGGCATCCAGCCGCTCTGCCCTCAGTTGGTCTATTATTGGTTTTTTTGCCCTGTATAGCATGCTGCTGGTAGAACTGGTGGGGCGCCATTATCTCTTGGAGCTTCGCCGCTTGGCCCCTCCACTCTACAATGTCGTGCCCGTGACTGAGTGCTGCACTCCTGCCATGCTCTTCTCGGCCCCTTCTGCGCAACGTGTCTTGGGTTACCTGAAGGAACTGCGCTGTCGCCCAGGCTTTGCCAAAGATACGGCCCTTTACTCACTATTGCGTACAAAGGGCGAGAGGGCTTTTGTGGTGGAGCCCAACCTGGTCAGGCATGTGGGGATGTTCTCTAGTCTCAGGATGAATGGCCACCCAAAACTGCTTTGA